The Desulfomonile tiedjei genome contains a region encoding:
- a CDS encoding methylenetetrahydrofolate reductase translates to MSGEIKTDSNLEKILKSGQFAVTGECGPPRGADPEVIRKKCGLLKSNADAFNITDNQTSVVRMSSIASAVIMMQEGLEPVMQMVCRDRNRIAIQSDVLGGAALGIKNMLCLSGDHQKFGDHPQAKNVYDIDSIQLIHTVRQMRDEGKFLSGEEIKGVPRLFIGAAENPFADPFAIRVPRLAKKVAAGVEFIQTQCIFNLNKFKEWMKGVVDRGLHEKVYVLGGVTPFKSFGMARYMAKNVPGMDVPEELLERMKGTPKEKQAEEGITIAVETIHQLREIPGVAGVHIMAIEWEEKVGEIAQKAGLLPRPTV, encoded by the coding sequence ATGAGCGGTGAAATCAAAACTGACAGCAACCTTGAAAAGATCCTGAAGTCAGGACAATTTGCCGTCACGGGTGAATGCGGTCCGCCCAGGGGAGCCGATCCTGAAGTCATTCGCAAAAAATGCGGGCTACTCAAAAGCAACGCGGATGCGTTTAATATTACCGACAACCAGACCTCCGTCGTCAGGATGTCCTCCATCGCCTCGGCAGTGATCATGATGCAAGAGGGATTGGAACCCGTCATGCAGATGGTTTGCCGTGATCGGAACAGAATAGCCATCCAGAGCGATGTTCTAGGTGGAGCGGCTCTAGGCATCAAAAACATGCTTTGTCTCTCCGGAGACCATCAGAAGTTCGGGGATCACCCACAAGCCAAGAATGTCTATGATATAGACTCCATACAGTTGATTCATACTGTTCGCCAAATGCGGGACGAAGGAAAATTCCTGAGCGGCGAGGAAATAAAAGGCGTGCCGAGATTGTTCATCGGGGCCGCGGAGAATCCTTTCGCGGACCCTTTCGCCATCCGTGTGCCGAGACTTGCCAAGAAAGTGGCCGCGGGCGTGGAATTCATTCAGACGCAGTGCATCTTCAATCTGAATAAGTTCAAAGAATGGATGAAAGGTGTGGTTGATAGAGGCCTGCACGAGAAAGTCTACGTACTGGGCGGCGTAACCCCGTTCAAATCCTTCGGAATGGCAAGGTACATGGCCAAGAACGTGCCAGGTATGGACGTTCCCGAAGAACTCTTGGAGCGTATGAAAGGCACCCCGAAGGAGAAACAGGCTGAAGAAGGAATAACCATCGCTGTGGAAACCATTCACCAGTTACGGGAAATCCCGGGCGTGGCGGGTGTGCATATAATGGCTATAGAATGGGAAGAAAAGGTCGGCGAGATAGCTCAGAAGGCAGGTCTTCTGCCACGTCCGACTGTTTGA
- a CDS encoding hydrogenase iron-sulfur subunit: MADFEPTIVAFCCHYCAYGAADLAGSMRLEYPTNIRVIRLPCTGKITPVFLLRAFEKGADGVYVAGCLEGDCHFIQGNLVAKPRVNYTKKLIQEVGLEPERLEMYNMSAAMGPRFAEVAREFTERIINLGPSPLNKNVKIKKEQAA; encoded by the coding sequence ATGGCAGATTTTGAGCCCACTATCGTAGCATTTTGCTGTCACTATTGCGCCTACGGCGCCGCAGATTTGGCCGGCAGCATGAGACTGGAGTACCCGACCAACATACGAGTGATCCGATTGCCTTGCACGGGAAAAATAACCCCGGTTTTCCTTTTGCGCGCCTTCGAAAAGGGGGCTGATGGTGTTTATGTTGCGGGATGCCTCGAAGGTGACTGTCATTTCATTCAAGGCAACCTGGTAGCCAAGCCGAGAGTGAACTATACAAAGAAACTCATACAGGAAGTAGGCCTTGAGCCCGAAAGGCTCGAAATGTACAACATGAGCGCAGCCATGGGCCCGAGGTTCGCCGAGGTGGCTCGTGAATTTACCGAGCGTATAATCAATCTGGGGCCGAGTCCCCTTAATAAGAACGTCAAAATCAAGAAAGAACAGGCAGCTTAA
- a CDS encoding methylenetetrahydrofolate reductase C-terminal domain-containing protein has protein sequence MVVGERKPFDEITRMLEGHKKVLVLGCGGCVTVCLTGGQDEVRVLSSQLRMARDKEGNPLEIIEKTVERQCDPEYIDEVQSLVPEVDAVLSMACGAGVQFMAERYTGTPVYPALNTSFVGGSKKEGYYVERCQTCGECKLYYTAGICPIARCSKSLLNGPCGGSTKGKCEIDPEVDCGWQLIIDRLESLGQMDRYEEIMAICDWRSNRDGGPRKMIREDFQR, from the coding sequence ATGGTCGTAGGTGAGAGGAAACCCTTCGATGAGATTACAAGAATGTTGGAGGGTCATAAGAAAGTCCTGGTACTCGGTTGCGGCGGGTGCGTTACTGTCTGCCTGACCGGCGGGCAAGACGAAGTTCGCGTCCTTTCCAGCCAGTTGCGGATGGCTCGGGATAAAGAAGGCAACCCCCTTGAGATCATAGAGAAGACCGTTGAAAGACAGTGCGATCCTGAATACATAGACGAAGTTCAGAGTCTGGTCCCGGAAGTGGACGCTGTGCTTTCCATGGCATGCGGGGCCGGCGTTCAATTTATGGCCGAACGATACACAGGGACACCTGTTTATCCTGCTTTGAATACCAGCTTCGTTGGCGGATCCAAGAAAGAAGGATACTACGTCGAGCGCTGCCAAACGTGCGGTGAGTGCAAGCTGTACTACACCGCCGGGATTTGTCCCATTGCCAGGTGCTCTAAAAGCCTCCTTAACGGTCCTTGCGGTGGATCGACCAAAGGCAAATGTGAAATCGATCCTGAAGTGGATTGCGGTTGGCAACTGATCATAGACCGTTTGGAATCCCTGGGCCAAATGGATCGGTACGAAGAGATCATGGCAATCTGCGACTGGAGATCCAACCGGGATGGCGGTCCGCGTAAGATGATCAGGGAGGACTTTCAACGATGA